Within the Nitrospira sp. genome, the region AAAAGGCGACCAGCAATATTTGCACGGCCCAGGTGCTGTTGGCCGTCATGGCGGGAATGTACGCGGTCTATCACGGTCCGGAAGGACTTCGACAGATCGCCGAGCGCGTGCATGGTTTCGCGAGTGTGTTGGCCCACGGGCTTCGTCGCTTGGGGCTGACTATTCAGTCAGAGTGGTTTTTCGACACGGTTGCAGTTCGCTGCGGCGTGGAGTTGGCCGACGGCATTCTGTATCGGGCGCTGGGCCGAGCCATCAACCTTCGTCGTCTGGATGCGGACACGATCTGCATTGCCCTCGACGAACTCAGTTCGCTCCTTGAAGTGCAAAGTCTCTTGGCCGTCGTTTCCGGCAAGGAGGTGTCCGCTAGCGTGATGGACGAATTGGTCGCCGGCGTGGATCGACGCATCCCCGGTCCGTTCGCAAGGACGACTCCTTATCTGACGCATGAAGTCTTCCATCGATACCATGCGGAACACGAGATGCTGCGGTACATGCATCGTCTGCAATCCAAGGACCTGTCGTTGACGACGTCGATGATTCCCCTCGGATCGTGCACGATGAAGCTGAATGCGACGACGGAGATGTTCCCGGTCACCTGGCCCGAATTTTCCCGCATGCACCCTTTTGCGCCGGTAGACCAGACGGAGGGATATCGGGAACTCTGTCGGGACTTGGAAAGCTGGCTCGCCGAGATTACCGGATTCGAGGGCGTGTCACTCCAGCCGAACGCAGGATCCCAAGGCGAGTACGCCGGTCTCATGGTGATTCGAGCTTATCACGCACATCAGGGCGAAGGTCATCGATCGGTATGCCTCATCCCCGTGTCCGCACACGGCACCAATCCCGCCAGCGCCGCCATGGTTGGAATGACGGTCGTGCCGGTGGCGTGCGACCCGCAGGGAAATGTCGATCTCAAAGACCTGGAAGACAAAGCCGTGCAACACCGAGACAAGTTGGCGGCGTTGATGATCACCTACCCCTCCACGCACGGCGTCTTCGAAACGGAAATTCGGCACATCTGTCAGATCGTCCACACGCATGGCGGGCAAGTCTACATGGACGGCGCCAACATGAATGCAATGGTTGGATTGAGTCGGCCCGGCGACATCGGTGCGGATGTGTGCCATTTGAATTTGCACAAGACGTTTTGCATTCCGCATGGCGGCGGCGGCCCCGGCATGGGTCCGATCGCGGTCGCAGGGCACTTGGTTCCATTCCTTCCGGGCCATCCGGTTGTGCCGGTTGGGGGCAAGGACGCGATGGGCGCGGTGTCGGCGGCGCCATTCGGAAGCCCGAGCATCCTACCCATTTCCTACTCGTACATTGCCATGATGGGCGGACCGGGCTTGACGCGCGCCACGCAGGTCGCGATTCTCAATGCCAACTACATGGCCAAGCGATTGGAAAAGCATTACCGGGTGCTGTATGCCGGGGTGAAAGGCTGTGTGGCGCACGAATTCATCCTCGACGTGCGGCCGTTCAAGGAGTCTGCCGGCGTCGAAGCGATGGATGTGGCCAAACGGCTGATGGATTACGGCTTCCACGCGCCGACAGTGTCGTTCCCCGTCGCCGGCACGCTCATGATCGAGCCGACAGAAAGCGAATCCAAAGCCGAACTGGACCGCTTCTGCGACGCTCTCATCGCGATCCGTGGCGAGATCCAGGATATTGCCGAGGGGCGCATGCCGAGGACGAACAATGTTTTGAAAAATGCGCCGCATACGGCCTCCGCGGTGACCGCGACTGAATGGACTCGCCCGTACACGCGTGAGCAGGCGGCCTTCCCGGCCCCCTGGCTGCGAGAACACAAGTTTTGGCCTTCGGTGGCCAGGATCGACGAAGCGTACGGTGACCGGAATTTAATGTGTACCTGTCCACCGATGGACGCGTACACTCCATGATGTGACGTCATCCCTGACTCGTCCAGTGCGAGCGGCGTTGATCGGACTCTGGGTCTTCGCTGCTTCGATTTCCTGGGCGGTAGATGCATCCCGTGAACTGACTCCAGGACAACGCTACGACGGCGGCACCGTCGTTCATGACAGCCGGCGCGGGGTCTCATTTCGCCTTCCTCCTGACTGGGCGGGGCACATCCCCCAGGGATCAGACGCTCTCCTTCTCAACGCATCGGGACAAGATGGGGTCGGAATCGTGGCAATACTCGATCAGATGACACCCGAACTGTTGGCCGAACGGTTGAGCGAACCGCAGGATTTTGGCGGGTCCGTCATTCTGCAACTCTCCAGGCCGTTGGAGCAGGATGGCACGCGTTGGAAGGCCGCCTACCTGAGCGGCAATGTCGTGGGACGGGCACTGGCATTGCTCGGGCCGGATGAACAGGCGGTTGTGTATTTCTTCGCGGGGCCGCGGGCCGAAGGCCACGTCTATGACCAGTTGCTGGACAACTTGGCTCGCACCACGGAATTCGAATCGGTCACCACGCTGTAACCGTCCCCGTTACGAACCTTCCCCCTCCCGTTCAGGCGATCGTCGGCGTACAATGAATGTGGAGAAGGTCGTGCTCGCAGGCGCGTAGAACTGGAGGTGTGCATGGACATGGAGCGACGACAGTTTCTCGTCCGAACGGGATTGCTTCTTGGCGCCGGCGTCCTGGCGGCGCACAGTTCGGGGTGTCAGACTCCGGAGGAAGTCCGGCGCCGGGCCTATCCCTACGAGGACTGGACGGCGGTACGGAACGCGTTCGAATTGGATCGGCGCAAGATACACATGGCGGGGTTTCTATTGGCCTCGCATCCGACTCCGGTGCGTGAAGCCATCGAGCGCCATCGGCGCGCGCTTGACGACGATCCGGCCTCCTATTGGGGAGAGAACGAAGAGCGTGCCGAGGCGGCTGTATTGGGCGAGGCGGCAGATTACCTCGGCGTGAGCCGGACAGAAATTGCATTGACGGACAGTACGACGATGGGGCTAGGGTTGCTCTACGGAGGGATCCGGCTGGGGCAAGGCGAAGAGATTTTGTCCACGATCCACGATCACTACTCCACCGAGATGTCCCTGCGTCATCGGGCGGAGCGGACAGGTGCCTCGTTCCGGCAAATCCCTCTGTACAAAGATCTGTCGACCGTGTCGCAGGCGGAAATCGTCCAGACGTTGGTGACTGCCATCAGGCCGGAAACACGGTACGTCGCGGTGACCTGGGTACACTCCAGCACCGGGTTGAAGTTGCCGATCCGATCAATCGCCCGTGCCCTTGCCACCCTCAATAGCTCCCGCCCGGAAGCGAAGCGGCTGTTGCTATGTGTGGACGGGGTGCATGGTCTCGGCGTCGAGAATGTGGCACTCTCGGACCTAGGCTGCGACTTCTTCGTGGCCGGAACGCACAAGTGGATGTTCGGTCCGCGTGGAACCGGCTTGGTGTGGGGCACGCGAGAAGCGTGGCCCCGGGCGGAGCCGACTATCCCGACGTTCGACGCCGAGGCGTATCGGATGTGGATGAAACTCATTCCCCAAGCGCCGATTCGCAAGGCGGCGCAGATGACCCCCGGCGGGTTTCATTCCTTCGAGCATCGCTGGGCGTTGAACGAGGCGTTCAAATTCCATAAGGCGATGGGGAAGGCCCAGGTGACGGAACGGATCTACGCGCTCAATCAACAGATGAAGCAGGGGTTGGCCAAGATGCCTCACGTGACGCTGCACACCCCCATGTCGCAGGACCTCTCGGCTGGGATTATCTGCTTTGAGGTGGCAGGAAAAAGCCCCAAGCAGGTGGTCGAAGAACTGAAAGGCGCGCGAATCATCGCCAGTGTGACCCCCTATGGGACGCAATATGCACGCGTGGCGCCGAGTTTGTTGAATACGCCAGGGGAGGTGGATGAGGTACTCCGCGTCATCCGCGACCTCCGCGTTTGACAGGATGCTGAAAAAGGCGCCCCGCTTTGTCTCGCATCGCTTAGGGGCTCAACGTAATAAGAAACATACGCCTCGTCCCTGCGCTCGCTGCGGCTGCGCGGCGCATCCTTTTTGAGCGTCCTGTAATCGAGCGATTAGTTGAAAGGTGATTGACATGGCAGACCTCTCGACCGATCCGGTAATCAACGGAATATACAAGGGAATGCGTCGTGGTATTGAGGTTACTATTCAAAACGGCTGTCTTGACTCCTCTATCATCCTCGTCTATTCGGGCATCGATGCAATGGCCTACCTAGGGATGCCAGCTTCTCAGGATGATGTTACGCGTAAAGACTTCATGAGCTGGGTCGACCGATACATGAAGTTCCCATGCACCGAACAGGTAACTGGAGTCGAATTTTACGGAGCTCGGTGCGGGATGCTTCACAACTATAGCGTTTATTCAGACCTGTCACGCCAAGGCAAATGCCGCGTGATTGGTTACAAGAGCAACTCAATCCCGCCGGTTATCTATGCACCGGAAGTGAACAAGAATCTTGTCTTAGTTTCAGTAAGTGCTCTGGCCGAGTCTTTTTTCAGAGGCGTAGATCAATTTCTTGTCGAGCTTTTTGCCGATCAAGCAAAGGCCAAAAAAGCCGAAGAGAGGCTCAAGAAGTTTGTTCAATGTGTTCGTATTGGCAACCCGTCAACTCCTAGCAATGATTAGAAACTAGGTAGCTAGGTATCAGGAATAGGAATGCTCCAAGTCTCTTCCCACATATTCATTCCAGACTCTGAAATTGAGATTCATGCCGTGCGGTCCGGTGGGGCCGGCGGGCAGCATGTAAACAAAGTCTCGTCCGCGATTCATCTGCGGTTCGACATTCAGGCGTCATCGCTGCCGCCGTTTTACAAGGAAGAACTCCTGAAGTTGCGAGACCATCGCATCTCACGGGATGGCATCATCACCATTAAGGCGCAGGAATCCAGAAGTCAGGAGCAGAACCGTCAGGAGGCATTGGAGCGGCTACGCGTGCTGATTGGGAGCGTTGCCATTCCACGCAAGACGCGCCGGTCGACCAAGGTGACGAGGGGAGCGAAGCAGCGCCGTGTCGACGAAAAGGTGAAGCGAGGCCGGCTGAAGGCGATGCGGGGCCGGGTCGAGGACTGACTGGCGGGGGCGCCTGGATGCCTATTCGCTTGCGGCGAGCGAGCCCAAAATATGATAGCCGCCGTCCACGTAGATCA harbors:
- the gcvP gene encoding glycine dehydrogenase (decarboxylating) produces the protein MWLEPADRFSHRHIGPSEADTQEMLATLGMRSLQELTDAAMPANIRLERPLSLPDAKSEHDVLTHLRHVADKNRVARSLLGMGYSDCITPSVILRNILENPGWYTQYTPYQAEIAQGRLEALVNYQTMVSDLTGLPLANASLLDEATAAAEAMAMCARIKGDGRHEFFVSDQCHPQTIAVVRTRATPLGITVHVGSMQELDRHLDQIFGVLVQYPSTDGSLLDFTEVARSVHEHEGLVVVATDLLALTVLKSPAELGADIALGSSQRFGVPMGFGGPHAAFMATRDDYRRQLPGRIVGVSKDVSGRPAYRLALQTREQHIRREKATSNICTAQVLLAVMAGMYAVYHGPEGLRQIAERVHGFASVLAHGLRRLGLTIQSEWFFDTVAVRCGVELADGILYRALGRAINLRRLDADTICIALDELSSLLEVQSLLAVVSGKEVSASVMDELVAGVDRRIPGPFARTTPYLTHEVFHRYHAEHEMLRYMHRLQSKDLSLTTSMIPLGSCTMKLNATTEMFPVTWPEFSRMHPFAPVDQTEGYRELCRDLESWLAEITGFEGVSLQPNAGSQGEYAGLMVIRAYHAHQGEGHRSVCLIPVSAHGTNPASAAMVGMTVVPVACDPQGNVDLKDLEDKAVQHRDKLAALMITYPSTHGVFETEIRHICQIVHTHGGQVYMDGANMNAMVGLSRPGDIGADVCHLNLHKTFCIPHGGGGPGMGPIAVAGHLVPFLPGHPVVPVGGKDAMGAVSAAPFGSPSILPISYSYIAMMGGPGLTRATQVAILNANYMAKRLEKHYRVLYAGVKGCVAHEFILDVRPFKESAGVEAMDVAKRLMDYGFHAPTVSFPVAGTLMIEPTESESKAELDRFCDALIAIRGEIQDIAEGRMPRTNNVLKNAPHTASAVTATEWTRPYTREQAAFPAPWLREHKFWPSVARIDEAYGDRNLMCTCPPMDAYTP
- the pvdN gene encoding pyoverdine biosynthesis protein PvdN translates to MDMERRQFLVRTGLLLGAGVLAAHSSGCQTPEEVRRRAYPYEDWTAVRNAFELDRRKIHMAGFLLASHPTPVREAIERHRRALDDDPASYWGENEERAEAAVLGEAADYLGVSRTEIALTDSTTMGLGLLYGGIRLGQGEEILSTIHDHYSTEMSLRHRAERTGASFRQIPLYKDLSTVSQAEIVQTLVTAIRPETRYVAVTWVHSSTGLKLPIRSIARALATLNSSRPEAKRLLLCVDGVHGLGVENVALSDLGCDFFVAGTHKWMFGPRGTGLVWGTREAWPRAEPTIPTFDAEAYRMWMKLIPQAPIRKAAQMTPGGFHSFEHRWALNEAFKFHKAMGKAQVTERIYALNQQMKQGLAKMPHVTLHTPMSQDLSAGIICFEVAGKSPKQVVEELKGARIIASVTPYGTQYARVAPSLLNTPGEVDEVLRVIRDLRV
- a CDS encoding peptidyl-tRNA hydrolase, whose translation is MLQVSSHIFIPDSEIEIHAVRSGGAGGQHVNKVSSAIHLRFDIQASSLPPFYKEELLKLRDHRISRDGIITIKAQESRSQEQNRQEALERLRVLIGSVAIPRKTRRSTKVTRGAKQRRVDEKVKRGRLKAMRGRVED